Proteins from a genomic interval of Halopseudomonas litoralis:
- a CDS encoding hemolysin family protein: MSFSQSLLLLAAIILGGAFLSIAEISLAAARPLKLRQMADNGTTRALHVIAVQQNPGNYLTVVQISINALAILGGIVGEEFLTALFTQLFLLVLEPPLATTLGFAMSFLILTSLFIVVTDLIPKQVAMALPEPLAVFSIGPMRVLNILLRPLVWFYSRLVSGLIKLLRLPARRDDEVTPEDILALTEAGARSGLLAPGEQQAIENIFELDTRTLPSAMSTRDEIEFFLVDDSDALIRSRIADTPHSAYPVCEGDIDHIIGYVSMKDLFKRVLHNEPISLSDPTMLHKPLVVPDRLTLAELLKQFRQVGEDFALIVNEYSLVVGLITVNDVMSIVMGDLVPPWYEEQIVRRDDNSWLIDGITPIQDVRRALEIEDIPQEEGYETLAGFMMAMLRRVPRRTDRVIWGEYTFEVVDVDSYRIDQVLATRTLASGVPLEPPAPQ, from the coding sequence ATGAGCTTCAGCCAAAGTCTGCTGCTACTCGCAGCCATCATTCTCGGCGGCGCCTTCCTGTCCATCGCCGAGATCTCCCTGGCCGCCGCGCGGCCGCTCAAGCTGCGCCAGATGGCCGACAACGGCACTACCCGGGCCCTGCACGTCATCGCGGTGCAGCAGAATCCGGGCAATTACCTGACCGTTGTTCAGATATCCATCAATGCCCTGGCGATTCTCGGGGGCATCGTCGGCGAGGAATTTCTGACCGCCCTGTTTACCCAACTGTTCCTGCTGGTCTTGGAGCCGCCGTTGGCGACAACGCTGGGCTTTGCGATGTCATTTCTGATATTGACCTCGCTGTTCATCGTGGTGACCGACCTGATTCCCAAGCAGGTGGCGATGGCCTTGCCCGAGCCGCTGGCGGTGTTTTCTATCGGTCCGATGCGTGTTTTGAATATCCTGTTGCGCCCCTTGGTATGGTTTTATTCGCGTCTGGTCAGCGGCCTGATCAAACTGCTGCGCCTGCCGGCCCGCCGCGATGACGAAGTCACTCCCGAGGATATCCTTGCCCTGACCGAGGCCGGTGCCCGCTCGGGGCTGTTGGCACCCGGCGAACAGCAGGCGATCGAGAATATCTTCGAGCTGGATACCCGCACCCTGCCCAGCGCCATGAGCACCCGCGACGAGATAGAGTTTTTTCTGGTGGATGACTCCGATGCGCTGATCCGCTCGCGTATTGCCGACACGCCACATTCGGCCTATCCGGTATGCGAGGGCGATATCGATCACATCATCGGCTACGTATCGATGAAAGACCTGTTCAAGCGCGTGCTGCATAACGAACCCATTTCCCTCAGCGACCCGACCATGCTGCACAAGCCGCTGGTAGTACCGGACCGGCTGACCCTGGCTGAATTGCTCAAGCAATTTCGTCAGGTCGGTGAGGACTTTGCGCTGATCGTCAATGAATACAGCCTGGTGGTGGGCTTGATCACAGTCAACGATGTGATGAGCATCGTCATGGGCGATCTGGTGCCACCGTGGTATGAGGAACAGATCGTGCGCCGTGATGATAACTCCTGGCTGATCGACGGCATCACGCCGATCCAGGATGTACGCCGTGCGCTGGAGATCGAGGATATTCCCCAGGAAGAAGGCTATGAAACGCTGGCCGGCTTCATGATGGCCATGCTGCGCCGCGTGCCGCGCCGCACCGATCGGGTGATCTGGGGCGAATACACCTTCGAGGTGGTGGATGTGGACAGCTACCGTATCGATCAGGTGCTGGCCACGCGTACCCTGGCCAGCGGTGTTCCGCTGGAGCCGCCTGCGCCGCAGTAG
- a CDS encoding cytochrome b, whose translation MKGDTQERYGSISRFFHWGMGLLIIWQLLKLFDRINDGEHWVGQTLVPWHISIGSLLLVLVVLRIIWAAKQKNNRPVQDPATALQVKLGHFLLYAGMVMMPITGALYMIGNGYGWTPFGIQLVAKGDEIPWMVSMGSLHSPIAWLLLVMIIGHIGIALLHHFVKKDGVLRRMI comes from the coding sequence ATGAAAGGTGATACCCAAGAACGCTATGGCAGCATTTCCCGGTTTTTTCACTGGGGAATGGGTTTGCTGATCATTTGGCAGCTACTGAAGTTATTCGATCGCATCAATGATGGCGAACACTGGGTCGGCCAGACTCTGGTGCCGTGGCACATTTCCATTGGCTCCCTGCTGCTGGTGCTGGTGGTGCTGCGTATCATCTGGGCCGCCAAGCAGAAGAACAACCGTCCGGTGCAAGATCCGGCCACCGCGTTGCAGGTCAAGCTCGGCCACTTCCTGTTGTACGCGGGCATGGTCATGATGCCCATCACTGGCGCCCTGTACATGATCGGCAACGGCTATGGCTGGACCCCTTTCGGCATTCAGCTGGTCGCCAAGGGTGACGAGATTCCCTGGATGGTCAGCATGGGCAGCCTGCACTCACCGATTGCCTGGCTGCTGCTGGTCATGATCATCGGCCATATCGGCATCGCCCTGCTGCACCACTTCGTGAAGAAGGATGGTGTACTGCGGCGCATGATCTGA
- a CDS encoding SDR family NAD(P)-dependent oxidoreductase yields MIIDLSGKTAIVTGSTGGIGLAIASGLANAGAQVTVVGRDQGRVNVAVEKVNSAAHRDDARGVVCDPGTLEGTAALIAAQPQADILVNGLGIYGAREFFDIDDALWEEFFQVNIMSGVRLSRHYAKGMRERGWGRIQFISSESALNIPTEMVHYGVSKSALQGLSRGLAKVLAGTGVTVNTILPGPTRTEGATQMMADLAAERGVTAEEMEGLFLKENRPSTLLHRFASPKEVANLCVYAASPQASATTGSALRVEGGIVESIA; encoded by the coding sequence ATGATTATTGATCTTTCCGGAAAGACCGCCATTGTCACTGGTTCTACCGGTGGTATCGGACTGGCAATTGCCAGTGGCCTGGCCAATGCGGGTGCTCAGGTGACCGTGGTCGGTCGTGACCAAGGCCGGGTGAATGTCGCAGTGGAGAAGGTCAATTCCGCTGCTCACCGAGATGATGCCCGCGGCGTGGTATGTGATCCCGGTACCCTTGAGGGAACCGCAGCACTGATTGCAGCCCAGCCGCAGGCCGACATTCTGGTCAACGGCCTGGGCATCTACGGTGCGCGGGAGTTCTTCGATATCGATGATGCACTGTGGGAGGAGTTCTTCCAGGTCAACATCATGAGCGGTGTGCGTCTGTCCCGTCATTATGCCAAGGGCATGCGTGAGCGCGGCTGGGGTCGGATCCAGTTCATTTCCAGTGAATCGGCGCTGAATATTCCAACCGAAATGGTGCACTACGGCGTCAGCAAGAGTGCGCTGCAAGGCCTGTCCCGTGGCCTGGCCAAGGTACTCGCAGGCACCGGTGTGACGGTCAATACCATTCTGCCGGGGCCGACCCGTACCGAGGGTGCGACCCAGATGATGGCTGATCTGGCGGCCGAGCGCGGTGTCACCGCCGAGGAAATGGAAGGCCTGTTCCTCAAGGAGAACCGCCCTTCCACCTTGCTGCACCGCTTTGCCAGCCCGAAAGAGGTGGCTAATCTCTGCGTTTACGCCGCCTCGCCCCAGGCCAGCGCCACAACCGGTTCGGCATTGCGCGTGGAAGGCGGTATTGTCGAGAGCATTGCCTGA
- a CDS encoding DODA-type extradiol aromatic ring-opening family dioxygenase: MSNDKSARQPVVFIPHGGGPCFFMDWDPANTWEGMGNFLKQVASTLPQRPKAIVMVSAHWREPQFRVTGHARPQLIYDYYGFPAHTYELTYPAPGQPQLAEQVVQLLNAEGVPAQVDAERGFDHGMFIPLKLMFPGADIPLIQLSLRRDLDPQAHLQAGRALAALRDDNILIVGSGMSFHNMRAYGDSRFSTISDEFDSWLTQAVQSPAAEREQLLRDWAKAPHAYLCHPQGDEEHLIPLLVAAGAGGDGPGQKIYSERVMQTTISAFRFG; the protein is encoded by the coding sequence ATGAGCAATGACAAATCTGCGCGGCAGCCCGTGGTGTTCATCCCCCACGGGGGTGGACCCTGTTTCTTCATGGATTGGGATCCCGCGAATACCTGGGAGGGTATGGGCAATTTTCTCAAGCAGGTGGCCAGCACTCTGCCGCAGCGTCCCAAGGCGATTGTCATGGTATCCGCGCATTGGCGGGAGCCGCAGTTCCGTGTTACCGGCCATGCCCGCCCGCAGCTGATCTACGATTATTACGGCTTTCCGGCGCACACCTACGAGTTGACCTATCCGGCGCCCGGCCAACCGCAGTTGGCCGAGCAGGTAGTCCAACTGCTCAATGCAGAGGGTGTGCCGGCGCAGGTGGATGCCGAGCGCGGGTTTGACCATGGCATGTTCATCCCGCTGAAACTCATGTTTCCGGGAGCGGACATTCCATTGATTCAATTGTCCCTGCGTCGCGACCTGGACCCACAGGCACACCTGCAGGCAGGCCGGGCACTGGCCGCGCTGCGGGACGACAATATCCTGATTGTCGGCAGTGGCATGAGCTTCCATAACATGCGCGCCTATGGCGATAGCCGCTTTTCGACCATTTCTGACGAATTCGACAGCTGGCTGACCCAGGCGGTGCAGAGCCCGGCGGCAGAGCGTGAGCAACTGTTGCGGGATTGGGCCAAGGCCCCCCATGCCTATCTATGCCATCCGCAGGGCGACGAGGAACACCTGATTCCCTTGCTGGTCGCCGCTGGCGCCGGCGGGGATGGGCCGGGTCAGAAGATTTATTCAGAACGGGTCATGCAGACCACCATTTCAGCATTTCGCTTCGGTTGA
- a CDS encoding LysR family transcriptional regulator — translation MDRITSMRVFVRAASAGSLSAAARHLSMSPAMAAKHVNALEARLGVKLFHRTTRRLSLTEAGSNYLEACQRILPEIDEAEAVAASQRIKATGLLRMNVPLSFGERFVAPLIPAFSHRHPEVRIELGLSDAQVDLLAGNWDLAIRIGRLSDSNLQARRLGDSAMLVCAAPSYLDQRGVPRRVAELTQHNCLSYTLSPMQGARSWAFGPDGEIRVPVSGDLLANNGNALLAAALGGQGIIYQPHFIVGEALDAGRLVALELDKPVIELGGIHVLYPPDRRPPAKVRVMIDYLAEAFSHSPP, via the coding sequence ATGGATCGTATTACCAGTATGCGCGTGTTCGTTCGCGCTGCCAGTGCCGGTAGCCTGTCCGCTGCTGCCCGTCATCTGAGCATGTCACCGGCCATGGCAGCCAAGCATGTGAATGCGCTGGAGGCTCGCTTGGGGGTCAAGCTGTTTCACCGCACCACAAGGCGCCTGAGTCTGACCGAGGCCGGCAGCAATTATCTGGAAGCCTGCCAGCGCATCCTGCCGGAGATCGATGAAGCCGAAGCCGTTGCCGCCTCCCAGCGGATCAAGGCCACCGGCCTGTTGCGCATGAACGTACCGCTGTCGTTCGGCGAGCGGTTCGTCGCGCCGCTGATTCCGGCATTCAGCCACCGGCATCCGGAGGTGAGGATCGAGCTGGGCCTGAGCGATGCCCAGGTGGATCTGCTGGCCGGCAACTGGGATCTCGCCATCCGCATCGGCCGGCTCAGCGACAGCAACCTGCAGGCGCGCCGCCTGGGTGACAGCGCCATGCTGGTATGTGCCGCACCCAGCTATCTGGACCAGCGCGGTGTACCCCGCCGGGTGGCCGAGCTGACCCAGCACAACTGCCTGAGCTACACCCTCTCACCCATGCAGGGCGCCCGCTCCTGGGCATTCGGCCCTGACGGTGAGATACGCGTTCCGGTGAGCGGCGATCTGCTCGCCAATAACGGCAATGCCCTGCTGGCTGCCGCCCTCGGTGGCCAGGGCATCATCTATCAACCGCATTTCATCGTCGGCGAGGCGCTGGATGCCGGCCGGCTGGTAGCGCTGGAGCTGGACAAACCGGTGATCGAACTGGGCGGCATCCACGTCCTCTACCCACCGGATCGCAGACCGCCGGCCAAGGTGCGGGTGATGATCGATTATCTGGCGGAGGCGTTTTCCCACTCGCCGCCCTGA
- a CDS encoding type II toxin-antitoxin system death-on-curing family toxin: MIVWINKVLALAIHDRQLAEHGGSSGARDEGLLDSALARPHQLFAYGEPPPDLADLAASLAHGLARNHPFVDGNKRAAAVMCEVFIELNDGHLEADDVELYPQYIGLAEGSISEAEFASWLRERIVIDRPDELQESAEGYGA, encoded by the coding sequence ATGATTGTCTGGATCAACAAGGTGCTCGCGCTGGCCATTCATGACCGGCAACTGGCTGAGCACGGCGGCAGCAGCGGGGCTCGGGATGAAGGTCTGCTTGATTCGGCGCTGGCCCGGCCGCATCAACTGTTCGCTTACGGCGAGCCGCCACCGGATCTGGCCGATCTGGCTGCCAGCCTGGCCCATGGTCTGGCCCGTAATCATCCCTTTGTCGATGGCAACAAGCGCGCCGCGGCTGTCATGTGCGAAGTGTTTATCGAACTCAACGATGGTCATTTGGAAGCGGATGATGTCGAGCTCTACCCACAATATATTGGCCTCGCCGAAGGTTCCATCAGTGAAGCGGAGTTCGCCAGCTGGCTGCGCGAGCGCATCGTGATTGATCGACCGGATGAGTTGCAGGAGTCCGCAGAAGGTTACGGGGCCTAG
- a CDS encoding AbrB/MazE/SpoVT family DNA-binding domain-containing protein has translation MKLKITSIGNSSGVILPKEILARLRLEKGDELYVLETPDGIKLTTFDPTLAEQMAVADKVMRKRRNLLHKLAQ, from the coding sequence ATGAAACTCAAGATCACTTCCATCGGCAATTCTTCCGGCGTCATCCTCCCCAAGGAGATTCTCGCCCGCTTGCGCCTGGAGAAAGGCGACGAACTGTATGTGCTGGAAACACCGGATGGTATCAAGCTGACCACCTTTGATCCGACGCTGGCGGAGCAAATGGCCGTGGCTGATAAGGTCATGCGCAAACGGCGTAATTTGCTGCATAAACTGGCACAGTGA
- a CDS encoding ABC-F family ATPase: MISTANITMQFGAKPLFENVSVKFNNGNRYGLIGANGSGKSTFMKILGGELEPSGGQVMLEQNVRLGKLRQDQFAYEEFSVIDTVIMGHEELWKVKAERDRIYSLAEMSEEDGMAVAELETEFAEMDGYTAESRAGELLLGLGISLDQHFGPMSEVAPGWKLRVLLAQALFSDPDVLLLDEPTNHLDINTIRWLEDILKVRNSTMIIISHDRHFLNSVCTHMADLDYCELRLFPGNYDEYMTAATQSRERLLSDNAKKKAQIAELQTFVSRFSANASKAKQATSRAKQIDKIQLDEVKPSSRISPFIRFDQHKKLHRQALTLENLSQGYDGEVLFKNLSLQIEAGERVAIIGPNGIGKTTLLRTMVGDMQPQGGAVRWAESADVGYFAQDHADDFEYDYTLFDWMSQWTQGGEQLVRGTLGRMLFSNDDILKSVKVISGGEQGRMLFGKLILQRANVMIMDEPTNHLDMESIEALNLALDNYPGTLIFVSHDREFVSSLATRIIELSESGIKDFSGTYDDYLRSQGVLV, from the coding sequence TTGATCTCCACCGCTAACATCACCATGCAGTTCGGCGCCAAGCCGCTTTTTGAAAACGTTTCCGTCAAATTCAACAACGGCAACCGCTACGGTCTGATCGGCGCCAATGGCAGCGGCAAGTCGACCTTCATGAAGATCCTCGGTGGCGAGCTGGAACCCTCCGGTGGGCAGGTGATGCTGGAGCAGAACGTGCGCCTGGGTAAGCTGCGCCAGGATCAGTTTGCCTATGAAGAGTTCAGCGTGATCGATACGGTGATCATGGGCCATGAAGAATTGTGGAAGGTCAAGGCCGAGCGCGACCGTATCTATTCGTTAGCGGAAATGAGTGAAGAAGACGGCATGGCCGTGGCCGAGCTGGAAACCGAGTTCGCCGAGATGGACGGCTATACTGCGGAATCACGCGCTGGCGAACTGCTGTTGGGTCTGGGTATTTCACTGGATCAGCATTTCGGCCCGATGAGCGAAGTCGCGCCCGGCTGGAAGCTGCGGGTGTTGCTGGCCCAGGCCCTGTTTTCCGATCCGGATGTGTTGCTGCTCGACGAACCTACCAACCATCTGGATATCAATACCATCCGCTGGCTGGAAGATATTCTCAAGGTCCGCAACAGCACCATGATCATCATTTCCCACGACCGCCACTTCCTCAACAGCGTGTGCACGCACATGGCGGATCTGGATTACTGTGAGCTGCGCCTGTTCCCCGGCAACTATGACGAATACATGACGGCGGCGACCCAGAGCCGCGAGCGCCTGTTGTCGGACAACGCCAAGAAAAAAGCCCAGATCGCCGAACTGCAGACCTTCGTCAGCCGTTTCTCGGCGAACGCCTCCAAGGCCAAGCAGGCTACCAGCCGGGCCAAACAGATCGACAAGATCCAGCTGGACGAGGTCAAGCCATCCAGCCGGATCAGCCCGTTCATTCGCTTCGATCAGCACAAGAAACTGCATCGTCAGGCATTGACACTGGAAAACCTCAGTCAGGGTTATGACGGTGAAGTGCTGTTCAAGAACCTCAGCCTGCAGATCGAAGCCGGCGAAAGAGTGGCGATCATCGGTCCCAACGGTATCGGCAAGACCACCCTGTTGCGCACCATGGTCGGTGATATGCAACCGCAGGGCGGTGCAGTGAGATGGGCCGAAAGCGCTGATGTTGGTTATTTCGCCCAGGATCATGCTGACGATTTTGAGTACGACTACACGCTGTTCGACTGGATGTCCCAGTGGACCCAGGGTGGCGAACAGCTGGTACGCGGCACTCTGGGCCGGATGTTGTTTTCCAACGACGACATTCTCAAATCGGTGAAGGTGATTTCCGGGGGGGAGCAAGGCCGCATGCTGTTCGGCAAGCTGATCCTGCAGCGCGCCAACGTGATGATCATGGACGAACCGACCAACCACCTGGATATGGAATCCATCGAAGCCCTGAACCTGGCGCTGGACAACTACCCCGGCACACTGATCTTCGTCAGCCATGACCGCGAGTTCGTCAGCTCCCTGGCGACACGCATCATCGAGTTGTCGGAGTCCGGTATCAAGGACTTCTCCGGCACCTATGACGATTACCTACGCAGCCAGGGCGTGCTGGTCTGA
- a CDS encoding DUF6746 family protein: MQTPFRLFAGIIVLGLSAASWAQNDAERPAHFKGEPAETLQQAVSNLSEYNIKLDELLAKDQLTPMDMHEVHQLTYTLENALQKIQADLVETAEVLEEVHIASETGKPEVVKTKGQIYLETTRTLVK, translated from the coding sequence ATGCAAACGCCATTTCGCCTGTTCGCCGGTATTATCGTTCTCGGTCTGAGCGCTGCAAGCTGGGCCCAGAACGACGCCGAGCGCCCCGCCCATTTCAAAGGCGAGCCCGCAGAAACCCTGCAGCAAGCGGTTTCCAACCTCAGTGAGTACAACATCAAGCTGGATGAGCTTCTGGCCAAGGATCAATTGACGCCGATGGATATGCACGAAGTGCATCAGCTGACCTATACCCTGGAAAACGCCTTGCAGAAAATCCAGGCGGATCTGGTGGAGACCGCCGAGGTGCTGGAAGAGGTACACATAGCGTCCGAGACAGGCAAACCCGAAGTGGTGAAGACCAAAGGGCAAATCTACCTGGAAACGACCCGGACGCTGGTGAAATAA
- a CDS encoding glycerate kinase, translating into MKVVIAPDSFKESLSAPEVAAAIARGWASVFADADLQLCPMADGGEGTVDAVLAATGGQRRELSVRGPLGEAVSAHWGWLDDGQAVIEMAAASGLHWVASDQRNACITTTYGTGELIRAALDAGATRIILGIGGSATNDGGAGLLQALGAQLLDAHDQPLAAGGAALADLQRIDLSELDPRLAQIEMLVAADVDNPLCGPRGASHVFGPQKGADPQQVEQLDAALAHFADVMAQVLGEDFRDLPGVGAAGGLGFAAKAVLGATFRPGIELVAELSGLAEAVQGADLVITGEGQLDGQTLHGKTPAGVARVAREAGVPVIALAGSLAEGYQGVYDIGIAAAFSLAPGPISLEQAMREAGTQLQSRAADIARLWQLGAGSR; encoded by the coding sequence ATGAAGGTAGTCATCGCTCCGGATTCCTTCAAGGAGAGCCTGTCTGCGCCGGAAGTGGCTGCGGCCATCGCCCGTGGTTGGGCAAGTGTATTTGCCGATGCAGATCTGCAATTGTGTCCCATGGCCGATGGCGGTGAAGGCACGGTCGATGCGGTACTCGCAGCAACCGGAGGGCAGCGCCGTGAATTGAGCGTGCGCGGTCCCCTGGGTGAGGCGGTATCCGCGCACTGGGGTTGGCTGGATGATGGGCAGGCGGTGATCGAGATGGCTGCAGCCAGCGGGCTGCACTGGGTCGCTTCGGATCAGCGCAACGCCTGCATCACCACGACGTATGGCACCGGTGAACTCATTCGCGCAGCGCTGGATGCCGGTGCCACGCGCATTATTCTGGGGATCGGCGGTAGCGCGACCAATGACGGCGGTGCCGGTCTGCTGCAGGCGCTTGGCGCGCAACTGCTGGATGCGCACGATCAGCCGCTGGCTGCGGGCGGTGCAGCATTGGCTGATCTGCAACGTATAGATCTTTCAGAGCTGGATCCGCGGCTGGCGCAGATCGAGATGCTGGTGGCTGCAGATGTGGATAACCCGCTATGCGGCCCACGCGGCGCGTCCCATGTATTTGGCCCGCAGAAGGGTGCTGATCCGCAGCAGGTCGAGCAGCTGGACGCCGCGCTGGCGCATTTTGCCGATGTCATGGCCCAGGTGCTCGGCGAGGATTTCCGCGATCTGCCTGGCGTCGGTGCGGCTGGCGGCCTGGGCTTTGCTGCCAAGGCGGTGTTGGGTGCTACTTTCCGCCCCGGTATCGAGCTGGTGGCCGAGCTGTCCGGTCTGGCTGAGGCGGTGCAGGGGGCGGATCTGGTGATTACCGGCGAAGGACAGCTGGATGGTCAGACCCTGCATGGCAAGACCCCGGCCGGTGTTGCCCGTGTCGCCCGCGAAGCGGGTGTGCCGGTGATTGCGCTGGCAGGCAGCCTTGCTGAAGGTTATCAAGGTGTCTACGACATCGGTATCGCCGCGGCTTTCAGTCTCGCGCCGGGCCCGATCAGCCTGGAGCAAGCCATGCGTGAAGCCGGTACTCAATTGCAGTCCAGGGCGGCGGACATCGCCCGCCTATGGCAGCTGGGAGCAGGTAGCCGCTAG
- a CDS encoding GntP family permease — MGLVLILIVLIAFIVVATTKLKLHPFLALLGAALLAGFAYQMPANDIVKSITGGFGNILGYIGIVITLGTIIGIILERSGAAITMAETVIKLLGERFPTLTVSIIGYLVSIPVFCDSGYVILNSLKNALAARMKVSVVAMSVALATGLYATHTFVPPTPGPIAAAGNLGLESQLGLVILVGLSVAMVTALAGLFWASRFAHKDIPLVESAVPTLETEDYEQMRASYGTLPSPAKAFAPIMVPILLICLGTIVNLPARPIGEGLLHAVLAFLGQPVIALAVGLALACTLLKPGNKREQFEDRVTQGILAAAPILLITGAGGAFGSVLSATPLGDYLGNTLSTLGIGLFMPFLVAAALKSAQGSSTVSLVTTSALVAPMLTQLGLDSDMGRVLTVMAIGSGAMTVSHANDSFFWVVTQFSRMSVATGYKTQTVATLIQGLVGITTVWLLSLVLL, encoded by the coding sequence ATGGGACTCGTACTGATTCTGATCGTATTGATCGCGTTTATCGTGGTGGCTACCACCAAGCTCAAACTGCACCCCTTTCTGGCGTTGCTGGGCGCTGCGTTATTGGCCGGCTTTGCCTACCAGATGCCGGCAAACGATATCGTCAAGAGCATCACCGGTGGCTTCGGCAATATCCTGGGTTATATCGGTATCGTCATCACCCTGGGTACCATCATCGGGATCATTCTCGAACGCAGCGGTGCGGCCATCACCATGGCCGAGACTGTTATCAAGTTGCTCGGCGAACGTTTCCCGACGCTGACGGTGTCGATCATCGGATATCTGGTATCCATTCCGGTGTTCTGTGATTCGGGCTACGTCATTCTCAACTCCCTGAAAAACGCGTTGGCAGCGCGCATGAAGGTATCGGTGGTAGCGATGAGCGTAGCGCTGGCCACCGGCTTGTACGCGACGCATACCTTTGTGCCGCCCACACCCGGCCCGATCGCCGCCGCCGGTAACCTCGGGCTGGAATCGCAGCTCGGTCTGGTTATCCTGGTTGGCTTGTCCGTTGCCATGGTGACTGCGCTGGCGGGGCTGTTCTGGGCCAGTCGTTTCGCCCACAAGGATATTCCGCTGGTCGAAAGCGCCGTGCCGACGCTGGAAACCGAAGACTATGAACAGATGCGCGCCAGCTACGGCACGCTGCCATCTCCAGCCAAGGCGTTTGCACCCATCATGGTGCCGATTCTGTTGATCTGCCTGGGCACTATCGTCAATCTGCCGGCACGCCCGATCGGAGAAGGCCTGCTGCATGCTGTACTGGCATTTCTCGGTCAGCCGGTGATTGCGCTGGCGGTCGGCCTGGCGCTGGCCTGTACCCTGCTCAAACCCGGCAACAAGCGTGAACAGTTCGAGGACAGGGTTACCCAGGGCATTCTCGCCGCTGCGCCCATCCTGCTGATTACCGGTGCCGGTGGCGCCTTTGGCAGCGTGCTCAGCGCTACTCCGCTGGGGGATTATCTGGGTAATACCTTGTCGACCCTGGGCATCGGTCTGTTCATGCCATTCCTGGTGGCAGCCGCACTGAAATCCGCTCAGGGCTCGTCCACCGTATCGCTGGTCACCACCTCGGCACTGGTTGCGCCCATGCTCACCCAGCTTGGTCTGGACAGCGACATGGGCCGCGTGCTGACAGTCATGGCGATCGGGTCGGGCGCAATGACTGTCTCCCATGCCAACGACAGTTTCTTCTGGGTAGTCACTCAATTCAGCCGCATGAGCGTGGCAACCGGTTACAAAACGCAGACGGTAGCGACGCTGATTCAGGGCCTCGTCGGTATCACCACTGTCTGGCTGCTCAGTCTGGTATTGCTGTAA
- a CDS encoding PA3496 family putative envelope integrity protein gives MAFNPDFASETISSVRREKRRLEDKRRMAFRRAIEDYRESQALHAQLRDYPELHGNDFNQRVGPAL, from the coding sequence ATGGCCTTCAATCCGGACTTTGCCAGTGAAACAATCAGCAGCGTGCGCAGAGAGAAGCGGCGGCTGGAAGATAAGAGACGCATGGCCTTTCGCCGAGCCATTGAGGATTATCGCGAAAGCCAGGCGCTGCACGCGCAGTTGCGGGATTACCCCGAGCTGCATGGCAATGACTTCAATCAAAGGGTTGGGCCAGCTCTTTGA